One segment of Cynocephalus volans isolate mCynVol1 chromosome 8, mCynVol1.pri, whole genome shotgun sequence DNA contains the following:
- the SHC1 gene encoding SHC-transforming protein 1 isoform X3, translating to MNKLSGGGGRRTRVEGGQLGGEEWTRHGSFVNKPTRGWLHPNDKVMGPGVSYLVRYMGCVEVLQSMRALDFNTRTQVTREAISLVCEAVPGAKGATRRRKPCSRPLSSILGRSNLKFAGMPITLTVSTSSLNLMAADCKQIIANHHMQSISFASGGDPDTAEYVAYVAKDPVNQRAAPPQSSLTASAVPSACHILECPEGLAQDVISTIGQAFELRFKQYLRNPPKLVTPHDRMAGFDGSAWDEEEEEPPDHQYYNDFPGKEPPLGGVVDMRLREGATPGASRPTPPSAQTPSHLGATLPVGQPAGGDPEVRKQMPPPPPCPAGRELFDDPSYVNVQNLDKARQAGGGAGPPNPAINGSAPRDLFDMKPFEDALRVPPPPQSVSMAEQLRGEPWFHGKLSRREAEALLQLNGDFLVRESTTTPGQYVLTGLQSGQPKHLLLVDPEGVVRTKDHRFESVSHLISYHMDNHLPIISAGSELCLQQPVERKL from the exons ATGAACAAGCTGAGTGGTGGAGGCGGGCGCAGGACTCGAGTGGAAGGGGGCCAGCTGGGGGGTGAGGAGTGGACCCGCCACGGGAGCTTTGTCAATAAGCCCACACGGGGCTGGCTGCATCCCAACGACAAAGTCATGGGACCTGGGGTTTCCTACTTGGTTCGG TACATGGGCTGTGTGGAGGTCCTGCAGTCAATGCGTGCCCTCGACTTCAACACCCGAACTCAGGTCACCAG GGAGGCCATCAGTCTGGTGTGTGAGGCTGTGCCGGGTGCTAAGGGGGCCACAAGGAGGAGAAAG CCCTGTAGCCGCCCGCTCAGCTCAATCCTGGGGAGGAGTAACCTGAAATTTGCTGGAATGCCAATCACTCTCACCGTCTCCACCAGCAGCCTCAACCTCATGGCCGCAGACTGCAAACAG ATCATCGCCAACCACCACATGCAATCTATCTCATTTGCGTCCGGCGGGGATCCG GACACAGCCGAGTATGTCGCCTACGTTGCCAAAGACCCCGTGAATCAGAGAG CAGCCCCACCTCAGAGCTCACTGACAGCCTCTGCTGTGCCCTCAGCCTGCCACATCTTGGAGTGTCCTGAAGGGCTTGCCCAGGACGTCATCAGCACCATTGGCCAGGCCTTTGAGTTGCGCTTCAAACAATACCTCAGGAACCCGCCCAAGCTGGTCACCCCCCATGACAG GATGGCTGGCTTTGATGGCTCAGCTtgggatgaggaggaggaagagccacCTGATCATCAGTACTATAATGACTTCCCGGGAAAGGAACCCCCTCTTGGGGGGGTAGTAGACATGAGGCTTCGGGAAGGAGCCACTCCAGGGGCTTCTCGACCCACTCCGCCAAGTGCCCAGACCCCCAGCCACTTGGGAGCTACACTG CCCGTTGGGCAGCCTGCTGGGGGAGACCCAGAAGTCCGCAAACAGATGCCGCCTCCACCACCCTGCCCAG CAGGCAGAGAGCTCTTTGATGATCCCTCCTATGTCAACGTTCAGAACCTAGACAAGGCCCGGcaagcagggggtggggctgggcccccCAATCCTGCCATCAATGGTAGCGCACCCCGGGACCTCTTTGACATGA AGCCTTTTGAAGATGCCCTTCGGGTGCCTCCACCTCCCCAGTCAGTGTCCATGGCTGAGCAGCTCCGAGGGGAGCCCTGGTTCCATGGGAAACTGAGCCGGCGGGAGGCTGAGGCGCTGCTGCAGCTCAATGGGGACTTCCTGGTGCGGGAAAGCACGACCACTCCTGGCCAGTATGTGCTCACCGGCTTGCAGAGTGGGCAGCCCAAGCATCTGCTACTGGTGGACCCTGAGGGTGTG GTTCGAACAAAGGATCACCGCTTTGAGAGTGTCAGTCACCTGATCAGCTACCACATGGACAATCACTTGCCCATAATCTCTGCGGGCAGCGAACTCTGTCTACAGCAACCTGTGGAGCGGAAACTGTGA
- the SHC1 gene encoding SHC-transforming protein 1 isoform X6 produces MNKLSGGGGRRTRVEGGQLGGEEWTRHGSFVNKPTRGWLHPNDKVMGPGVSYLVRYMGCVEVLQSMRALDFNTRTQVTREAISLVCEAVPGAKGATRRRKPCSRPLSSILGRSNLKFAGMPITLTVSTSSLNLMAADCKQDTAEYVAYVAKDPVNQRACHILECPEGLAQDVISTIGQAFELRFKQYLRNPPKLVTPHDRMAGFDGSAWDEEEEEPPDHQYYNDFPGKEPPLGGVVDMRLREGATPGASRPTPPSAQTPSHLGATLPVGQPAGGDPEVRKQMPPPPPCPAGRELFDDPSYVNVQNLDKARQAGGGAGPPNPAINGSAPRDLFDMKPFEDALRVPPPPQSVSMAEQLRGEPWFHGKLSRREAEALLQLNGDFLVRESTTTPGQYVLTGLQSGQPKHLLLVDPEGVVRTKDHRFESVSHLISYHMDNHLPIISAGSELCLQQPVERKL; encoded by the exons ATGAACAAGCTGAGTGGTGGAGGCGGGCGCAGGACTCGAGTGGAAGGGGGCCAGCTGGGGGGTGAGGAGTGGACCCGCCACGGGAGCTTTGTCAATAAGCCCACACGGGGCTGGCTGCATCCCAACGACAAAGTCATGGGACCTGGGGTTTCCTACTTGGTTCGG TACATGGGCTGTGTGGAGGTCCTGCAGTCAATGCGTGCCCTCGACTTCAACACCCGAACTCAGGTCACCAG GGAGGCCATCAGTCTGGTGTGTGAGGCTGTGCCGGGTGCTAAGGGGGCCACAAGGAGGAGAAAG CCCTGTAGCCGCCCGCTCAGCTCAATCCTGGGGAGGAGTAACCTGAAATTTGCTGGAATGCCAATCACTCTCACCGTCTCCACCAGCAGCCTCAACCTCATGGCCGCAGACTGCAAACAG GACACAGCCGAGTATGTCGCCTACGTTGCCAAAGACCCCGTGAATCAGAGAG CCTGCCACATCTTGGAGTGTCCTGAAGGGCTTGCCCAGGACGTCATCAGCACCATTGGCCAGGCCTTTGAGTTGCGCTTCAAACAATACCTCAGGAACCCGCCCAAGCTGGTCACCCCCCATGACAG GATGGCTGGCTTTGATGGCTCAGCTtgggatgaggaggaggaagagccacCTGATCATCAGTACTATAATGACTTCCCGGGAAAGGAACCCCCTCTTGGGGGGGTAGTAGACATGAGGCTTCGGGAAGGAGCCACTCCAGGGGCTTCTCGACCCACTCCGCCAAGTGCCCAGACCCCCAGCCACTTGGGAGCTACACTG CCCGTTGGGCAGCCTGCTGGGGGAGACCCAGAAGTCCGCAAACAGATGCCGCCTCCACCACCCTGCCCAG CAGGCAGAGAGCTCTTTGATGATCCCTCCTATGTCAACGTTCAGAACCTAGACAAGGCCCGGcaagcagggggtggggctgggcccccCAATCCTGCCATCAATGGTAGCGCACCCCGGGACCTCTTTGACATGA AGCCTTTTGAAGATGCCCTTCGGGTGCCTCCACCTCCCCAGTCAGTGTCCATGGCTGAGCAGCTCCGAGGGGAGCCCTGGTTCCATGGGAAACTGAGCCGGCGGGAGGCTGAGGCGCTGCTGCAGCTCAATGGGGACTTCCTGGTGCGGGAAAGCACGACCACTCCTGGCCAGTATGTGCTCACCGGCTTGCAGAGTGGGCAGCCCAAGCATCTGCTACTGGTGGACCCTGAGGGTGTG GTTCGAACAAAGGATCACCGCTTTGAGAGTGTCAGTCACCTGATCAGCTACCACATGGACAATCACTTGCCCATAATCTCTGCGGGCAGCGAACTCTGTCTACAGCAACCTGTGGAGCGGAAACTGTGA
- the SHC1 gene encoding SHC-transforming protein 1 isoform X5, producing the protein MNKLSGGGGRRTRVEGGQLGGEEWTRHGSFVNKPTRGWLHPNDKVMGPGVSYLVRYMGCVEVLQSMRALDFNTRTQVTREAISLVCEAVPGAKGATRRRKPCSRPLSSILGRSNLKFAGMPITLTVSTSSLNLMAADCKQDTAEYVAYVAKDPVNQRAAPPQSSLTASAVPSACHILECPEGLAQDVISTIGQAFELRFKQYLRNPPKLVTPHDRMAGFDGSAWDEEEEEPPDHQYYNDFPGKEPPLGGVVDMRLREGATPGASRPTPPSAQTPSHLGATLPVGQPAGGDPEVRKQMPPPPPCPAGRELFDDPSYVNVQNLDKARQAGGGAGPPNPAINGSAPRDLFDMKPFEDALRVPPPPQSVSMAEQLRGEPWFHGKLSRREAEALLQLNGDFLVRESTTTPGQYVLTGLQSGQPKHLLLVDPEGVVRTKDHRFESVSHLISYHMDNHLPIISAGSELCLQQPVERKL; encoded by the exons ATGAACAAGCTGAGTGGTGGAGGCGGGCGCAGGACTCGAGTGGAAGGGGGCCAGCTGGGGGGTGAGGAGTGGACCCGCCACGGGAGCTTTGTCAATAAGCCCACACGGGGCTGGCTGCATCCCAACGACAAAGTCATGGGACCTGGGGTTTCCTACTTGGTTCGG TACATGGGCTGTGTGGAGGTCCTGCAGTCAATGCGTGCCCTCGACTTCAACACCCGAACTCAGGTCACCAG GGAGGCCATCAGTCTGGTGTGTGAGGCTGTGCCGGGTGCTAAGGGGGCCACAAGGAGGAGAAAG CCCTGTAGCCGCCCGCTCAGCTCAATCCTGGGGAGGAGTAACCTGAAATTTGCTGGAATGCCAATCACTCTCACCGTCTCCACCAGCAGCCTCAACCTCATGGCCGCAGACTGCAAACAG GACACAGCCGAGTATGTCGCCTACGTTGCCAAAGACCCCGTGAATCAGAGAG CAGCCCCACCTCAGAGCTCACTGACAGCCTCTGCTGTGCCCTCAGCCTGCCACATCTTGGAGTGTCCTGAAGGGCTTGCCCAGGACGTCATCAGCACCATTGGCCAGGCCTTTGAGTTGCGCTTCAAACAATACCTCAGGAACCCGCCCAAGCTGGTCACCCCCCATGACAG GATGGCTGGCTTTGATGGCTCAGCTtgggatgaggaggaggaagagccacCTGATCATCAGTACTATAATGACTTCCCGGGAAAGGAACCCCCTCTTGGGGGGGTAGTAGACATGAGGCTTCGGGAAGGAGCCACTCCAGGGGCTTCTCGACCCACTCCGCCAAGTGCCCAGACCCCCAGCCACTTGGGAGCTACACTG CCCGTTGGGCAGCCTGCTGGGGGAGACCCAGAAGTCCGCAAACAGATGCCGCCTCCACCACCCTGCCCAG CAGGCAGAGAGCTCTTTGATGATCCCTCCTATGTCAACGTTCAGAACCTAGACAAGGCCCGGcaagcagggggtggggctgggcccccCAATCCTGCCATCAATGGTAGCGCACCCCGGGACCTCTTTGACATGA AGCCTTTTGAAGATGCCCTTCGGGTGCCTCCACCTCCCCAGTCAGTGTCCATGGCTGAGCAGCTCCGAGGGGAGCCCTGGTTCCATGGGAAACTGAGCCGGCGGGAGGCTGAGGCGCTGCTGCAGCTCAATGGGGACTTCCTGGTGCGGGAAAGCACGACCACTCCTGGCCAGTATGTGCTCACCGGCTTGCAGAGTGGGCAGCCCAAGCATCTGCTACTGGTGGACCCTGAGGGTGTG GTTCGAACAAAGGATCACCGCTTTGAGAGTGTCAGTCACCTGATCAGCTACCACATGGACAATCACTTGCCCATAATCTCTGCGGGCAGCGAACTCTGTCTACAGCAACCTGTGGAGCGGAAACTGTGA
- the SHC1 gene encoding SHC-transforming protein 1 isoform X4, whose protein sequence is MNKLSGGGGRRTRVEGGQLGGEEWTRHGSFVNKPTRGWLHPNDKVMGPGVSYLVRYMGCVEVLQSMRALDFNTRTQVTREAISLVCEAVPGAKGATRRRKPCSRPLSSILGRSNLKFAGMPITLTVSTSSLNLMAADCKQIIANHHMQSISFASGGDPDTAEYVAYVAKDPVNQRAPPQSSLTASAVPSACHILECPEGLAQDVISTIGQAFELRFKQYLRNPPKLVTPHDRMAGFDGSAWDEEEEEPPDHQYYNDFPGKEPPLGGVVDMRLREGATPGASRPTPPSAQTPSHLGATLPVGQPAGGDPEVRKQMPPPPPCPAGRELFDDPSYVNVQNLDKARQAGGGAGPPNPAINGSAPRDLFDMKPFEDALRVPPPPQSVSMAEQLRGEPWFHGKLSRREAEALLQLNGDFLVRESTTTPGQYVLTGLQSGQPKHLLLVDPEGVVRTKDHRFESVSHLISYHMDNHLPIISAGSELCLQQPVERKL, encoded by the exons ATGAACAAGCTGAGTGGTGGAGGCGGGCGCAGGACTCGAGTGGAAGGGGGCCAGCTGGGGGGTGAGGAGTGGACCCGCCACGGGAGCTTTGTCAATAAGCCCACACGGGGCTGGCTGCATCCCAACGACAAAGTCATGGGACCTGGGGTTTCCTACTTGGTTCGG TACATGGGCTGTGTGGAGGTCCTGCAGTCAATGCGTGCCCTCGACTTCAACACCCGAACTCAGGTCACCAG GGAGGCCATCAGTCTGGTGTGTGAGGCTGTGCCGGGTGCTAAGGGGGCCACAAGGAGGAGAAAG CCCTGTAGCCGCCCGCTCAGCTCAATCCTGGGGAGGAGTAACCTGAAATTTGCTGGAATGCCAATCACTCTCACCGTCTCCACCAGCAGCCTCAACCTCATGGCCGCAGACTGCAAACAG ATCATCGCCAACCACCACATGCAATCTATCTCATTTGCGTCCGGCGGGGATCCG GACACAGCCGAGTATGTCGCCTACGTTGCCAAAGACCCCGTGAATCAGAGAG CCCCACCTCAGAGCTCACTGACAGCCTCTGCTGTGCCCTCAGCCTGCCACATCTTGGAGTGTCCTGAAGGGCTTGCCCAGGACGTCATCAGCACCATTGGCCAGGCCTTTGAGTTGCGCTTCAAACAATACCTCAGGAACCCGCCCAAGCTGGTCACCCCCCATGACAG GATGGCTGGCTTTGATGGCTCAGCTtgggatgaggaggaggaagagccacCTGATCATCAGTACTATAATGACTTCCCGGGAAAGGAACCCCCTCTTGGGGGGGTAGTAGACATGAGGCTTCGGGAAGGAGCCACTCCAGGGGCTTCTCGACCCACTCCGCCAAGTGCCCAGACCCCCAGCCACTTGGGAGCTACACTG CCCGTTGGGCAGCCTGCTGGGGGAGACCCAGAAGTCCGCAAACAGATGCCGCCTCCACCACCCTGCCCAG CAGGCAGAGAGCTCTTTGATGATCCCTCCTATGTCAACGTTCAGAACCTAGACAAGGCCCGGcaagcagggggtggggctgggcccccCAATCCTGCCATCAATGGTAGCGCACCCCGGGACCTCTTTGACATGA AGCCTTTTGAAGATGCCCTTCGGGTGCCTCCACCTCCCCAGTCAGTGTCCATGGCTGAGCAGCTCCGAGGGGAGCCCTGGTTCCATGGGAAACTGAGCCGGCGGGAGGCTGAGGCGCTGCTGCAGCTCAATGGGGACTTCCTGGTGCGGGAAAGCACGACCACTCCTGGCCAGTATGTGCTCACCGGCTTGCAGAGTGGGCAGCCCAAGCATCTGCTACTGGTGGACCCTGAGGGTGTG GTTCGAACAAAGGATCACCGCTTTGAGAGTGTCAGTCACCTGATCAGCTACCACATGGACAATCACTTGCCCATAATCTCTGCGGGCAGCGAACTCTGTCTACAGCAACCTGTGGAGCGGAAACTGTGA
- the SHC1 gene encoding SHC-transforming protein 1 isoform X1: MDLLPPKPKYNPLRNESLSSLEEGASGSTPPEELPSPSASSLGPILPPLPGDDSPTTLCSFFPRMSNLKLANPAGGRPGTKGEPGRAAEDGEGIEGAAMPDSGLLPLLQDMNKLSGGGGRRTRVEGGQLGGEEWTRHGSFVNKPTRGWLHPNDKVMGPGVSYLVRYMGCVEVLQSMRALDFNTRTQVTREAISLVCEAVPGAKGATRRRKPCSRPLSSILGRSNLKFAGMPITLTVSTSSLNLMAADCKQIIANHHMQSISFASGGDPDTAEYVAYVAKDPVNQRACHILECPEGLAQDVISTIGQAFELRFKQYLRNPPKLVTPHDRMAGFDGSAWDEEEEEPPDHQYYNDFPGKEPPLGGVVDMRLREGATPGASRPTPPSAQTPSHLGATLPVGQPAGGDPEVRKQMPPPPPCPAGRELFDDPSYVNVQNLDKARQAGGGAGPPNPAINGSAPRDLFDMKPFEDALRVPPPPQSVSMAEQLRGEPWFHGKLSRREAEALLQLNGDFLVRESTTTPGQYVLTGLQSGQPKHLLLVDPEGVVRTKDHRFESVSHLISYHMDNHLPIISAGSELCLQQPVERKL, translated from the exons ATGGATCTCCTGCCCCCCAAGCCCAAGTACAACCCCCTTCGGAATGAGTCTCTGTCATCGCTGGAGGAGGGGGCTTCCGGGTCCACTCCCCCGGAGGAGTTGCCTTCCCCATCAGCCTCATCCCTGGGGCCCATCCTGCCGCCTCTGCCTGGGGATGATAGTCCCACTACCCTGTGCTCCTTCTTTCCCCGGATGAGCAACCTGAAGCTGGCCAACCCAGCTGGGGGGCGCCCAGGGACTAAGGGGGAGCCAGGAAGGGCAGCCGAGGATGGGGAAGGGATTGAAGGGGCAGCCATGCCAGACTCAggcctcctgcccctcctccaggaCATGAACAAGCTGAGTGGTGGAGGCGGGCGCAGGACTCGAGTGGAAGGGGGCCAGCTGGGGGGTGAGGAGTGGACCCGCCACGGGAGCTTTGTCAATAAGCCCACACGGGGCTGGCTGCATCCCAACGACAAAGTCATGGGACCTGGGGTTTCCTACTTGGTTCGG TACATGGGCTGTGTGGAGGTCCTGCAGTCAATGCGTGCCCTCGACTTCAACACCCGAACTCAGGTCACCAG GGAGGCCATCAGTCTGGTGTGTGAGGCTGTGCCGGGTGCTAAGGGGGCCACAAGGAGGAGAAAG CCCTGTAGCCGCCCGCTCAGCTCAATCCTGGGGAGGAGTAACCTGAAATTTGCTGGAATGCCAATCACTCTCACCGTCTCCACCAGCAGCCTCAACCTCATGGCCGCAGACTGCAAACAG ATCATCGCCAACCACCACATGCAATCTATCTCATTTGCGTCCGGCGGGGATCCG GACACAGCCGAGTATGTCGCCTACGTTGCCAAAGACCCCGTGAATCAGAGAG CCTGCCACATCTTGGAGTGTCCTGAAGGGCTTGCCCAGGACGTCATCAGCACCATTGGCCAGGCCTTTGAGTTGCGCTTCAAACAATACCTCAGGAACCCGCCCAAGCTGGTCACCCCCCATGACAG GATGGCTGGCTTTGATGGCTCAGCTtgggatgaggaggaggaagagccacCTGATCATCAGTACTATAATGACTTCCCGGGAAAGGAACCCCCTCTTGGGGGGGTAGTAGACATGAGGCTTCGGGAAGGAGCCACTCCAGGGGCTTCTCGACCCACTCCGCCAAGTGCCCAGACCCCCAGCCACTTGGGAGCTACACTG CCCGTTGGGCAGCCTGCTGGGGGAGACCCAGAAGTCCGCAAACAGATGCCGCCTCCACCACCCTGCCCAG CAGGCAGAGAGCTCTTTGATGATCCCTCCTATGTCAACGTTCAGAACCTAGACAAGGCCCGGcaagcagggggtggggctgggcccccCAATCCTGCCATCAATGGTAGCGCACCCCGGGACCTCTTTGACATGA AGCCTTTTGAAGATGCCCTTCGGGTGCCTCCACCTCCCCAGTCAGTGTCCATGGCTGAGCAGCTCCGAGGGGAGCCCTGGTTCCATGGGAAACTGAGCCGGCGGGAGGCTGAGGCGCTGCTGCAGCTCAATGGGGACTTCCTGGTGCGGGAAAGCACGACCACTCCTGGCCAGTATGTGCTCACCGGCTTGCAGAGTGGGCAGCCCAAGCATCTGCTACTGGTGGACCCTGAGGGTGTG GTTCGAACAAAGGATCACCGCTTTGAGAGTGTCAGTCACCTGATCAGCTACCACATGGACAATCACTTGCCCATAATCTCTGCGGGCAGCGAACTCTGTCTACAGCAACCTGTGGAGCGGAAACTGTGA
- the SHC1 gene encoding SHC-transforming protein 1 isoform X2 — MDLLPPKPKYNPLRNESLSSLEEGASGSTPPEELPSPSASSLGPILPPLPGDDSPTTLCSFFPRMSNLKLANPAGGRPGTKGEPGRAAEDGEGIEGAAMPDSGLLPLLQDMNKLSGGGGRRTRVEGGQLGGEEWTRHGSFVNKPTRGWLHPNDKVMGPGVSYLVRYMGCVEVLQSMRALDFNTRTQVTREAISLVCEAVPGAKGATRRRKPCSRPLSSILGRSNLKFAGMPITLTVSTSSLNLMAADCKQIIANHHMQSISFASGGDPDTAEYVAYVAKDPVNQRACHILECPEGLAQDVISTIGQAFELRFKQYLRNPPKLVTPHDRMAGFDGSAWDEEEEEPPDHQYYNDFPGKEPPLGGVVDMRLREGATPGASRPTPPSAQTPSHLGATLPVGQPAGGDPEVRKQMPPPPPCPGRELFDDPSYVNVQNLDKARQAGGGAGPPNPAINGSAPRDLFDMKPFEDALRVPPPPQSVSMAEQLRGEPWFHGKLSRREAEALLQLNGDFLVRESTTTPGQYVLTGLQSGQPKHLLLVDPEGVVRTKDHRFESVSHLISYHMDNHLPIISAGSELCLQQPVERKL, encoded by the exons ATGGATCTCCTGCCCCCCAAGCCCAAGTACAACCCCCTTCGGAATGAGTCTCTGTCATCGCTGGAGGAGGGGGCTTCCGGGTCCACTCCCCCGGAGGAGTTGCCTTCCCCATCAGCCTCATCCCTGGGGCCCATCCTGCCGCCTCTGCCTGGGGATGATAGTCCCACTACCCTGTGCTCCTTCTTTCCCCGGATGAGCAACCTGAAGCTGGCCAACCCAGCTGGGGGGCGCCCAGGGACTAAGGGGGAGCCAGGAAGGGCAGCCGAGGATGGGGAAGGGATTGAAGGGGCAGCCATGCCAGACTCAggcctcctgcccctcctccaggaCATGAACAAGCTGAGTGGTGGAGGCGGGCGCAGGACTCGAGTGGAAGGGGGCCAGCTGGGGGGTGAGGAGTGGACCCGCCACGGGAGCTTTGTCAATAAGCCCACACGGGGCTGGCTGCATCCCAACGACAAAGTCATGGGACCTGGGGTTTCCTACTTGGTTCGG TACATGGGCTGTGTGGAGGTCCTGCAGTCAATGCGTGCCCTCGACTTCAACACCCGAACTCAGGTCACCAG GGAGGCCATCAGTCTGGTGTGTGAGGCTGTGCCGGGTGCTAAGGGGGCCACAAGGAGGAGAAAG CCCTGTAGCCGCCCGCTCAGCTCAATCCTGGGGAGGAGTAACCTGAAATTTGCTGGAATGCCAATCACTCTCACCGTCTCCACCAGCAGCCTCAACCTCATGGCCGCAGACTGCAAACAG ATCATCGCCAACCACCACATGCAATCTATCTCATTTGCGTCCGGCGGGGATCCG GACACAGCCGAGTATGTCGCCTACGTTGCCAAAGACCCCGTGAATCAGAGAG CCTGCCACATCTTGGAGTGTCCTGAAGGGCTTGCCCAGGACGTCATCAGCACCATTGGCCAGGCCTTTGAGTTGCGCTTCAAACAATACCTCAGGAACCCGCCCAAGCTGGTCACCCCCCATGACAG GATGGCTGGCTTTGATGGCTCAGCTtgggatgaggaggaggaagagccacCTGATCATCAGTACTATAATGACTTCCCGGGAAAGGAACCCCCTCTTGGGGGGGTAGTAGACATGAGGCTTCGGGAAGGAGCCACTCCAGGGGCTTCTCGACCCACTCCGCCAAGTGCCCAGACCCCCAGCCACTTGGGAGCTACACTG CCCGTTGGGCAGCCTGCTGGGGGAGACCCAGAAGTCCGCAAACAGATGCCGCCTCCACCACCCTGCCCAG GCAGAGAGCTCTTTGATGATCCCTCCTATGTCAACGTTCAGAACCTAGACAAGGCCCGGcaagcagggggtggggctgggcccccCAATCCTGCCATCAATGGTAGCGCACCCCGGGACCTCTTTGACATGA AGCCTTTTGAAGATGCCCTTCGGGTGCCTCCACCTCCCCAGTCAGTGTCCATGGCTGAGCAGCTCCGAGGGGAGCCCTGGTTCCATGGGAAACTGAGCCGGCGGGAGGCTGAGGCGCTGCTGCAGCTCAATGGGGACTTCCTGGTGCGGGAAAGCACGACCACTCCTGGCCAGTATGTGCTCACCGGCTTGCAGAGTGGGCAGCCCAAGCATCTGCTACTGGTGGACCCTGAGGGTGTG GTTCGAACAAAGGATCACCGCTTTGAGAGTGTCAGTCACCTGATCAGCTACCACATGGACAATCACTTGCCCATAATCTCTGCGGGCAGCGAACTCTGTCTACAGCAACCTGTGGAGCGGAAACTGTGA
- the CKS1B gene encoding cyclin-dependent kinases regulatory subunit 1, with product MSHKQIYYSDKYDDEEFEYRHVMLPKDIAKLVPKTHLMSESEWRNLGVQQSQGWVHYMIHEPEPHILLFRRPLPKKPKK from the exons ATGTCGCACAAACAAATTTACTATTCGGACAAATACGATGACGAGGAGTTCGAGTACCG GCACGTCATGTTGCCCAAGGACATAGCCAAGCTGGTCCCTAAAACCCATCTGATGTCTGAATCTGAATGGAGGAATCTTGGTGTTCAGCAGAGTCAGGGATGGGTCCATTATATGATCCATGAACCAG AACCTCATATCTTGCTGTTCCGGCGACCACTACCCAAGAAGCCAAAGAAATGA